The Phycisphaeraceae bacterium genome segment GCGCGATCCCCGATCACACCCGACCGGCGGTCCGCCGCCCCGCGGCGGCGACGGACCGGCGACCCCGCCCGGCCCCTCGCCGCCGCGGCAAACCGCGTTTTCGCCCGCGCCAACGCATTGTGCCTGATGTTTTGGGTTGAAGGATGCCGCGTGCTTCCGACACGATGGACCATCCATCTGATCTGTTCCGCCCGCCATCGGAGCCGCCGCCAACCGCATCGGATCAGATGCCGATCGGAACAGACCCGACGCCGCCGGGAACAGACCGGATGGCGCGGGGAGCCGACCACGTCCGCGTGAAACAAGGTCTGTTGGAAGAGGAAGATTGCGGGAAGGGCGCAGGAAACGGACTGATGGCGCGACTCGTTTGGGCCGGTGAGCAGGCGCCCCAGTGGTGTGGGACTCGGGCTGCGGCTGCGTCGTCGTCGGGTGTGCGGCGCCGGCCACGAGCAAACGATCGGTTCAGTGTCGTACGGGTTCAGCGCGACATTCACGCCGGCGTTCGGCGCACCCGGTCTATCGGTTCCCCTTGGCCTGGTTATGCGTCTTGCAGAGCATTTCGCAGTTCTCGGCAGAGCTGTCGCCGCCCTTGCTCCACGCGGCGACGTGGTCGGCGTCCATCTCGTCCAGCTTGTAGATGCGGGCCTTGTTGGCGTTATCACCCACCGCGCACAGCGGGCAGTTGGATTGATTCTTCCCCCGCGCCGCCTGCGTCTGCTTGGTGTACGCGACTTTCTTGGTCCGCTCGTCGAACACGCGGACGGCCAGCAGCTTCTTCTCCTTCTCCCTGCCAAGCACGTACTCGAAGATGCCTTTGCGGTTGGTCACGTACTCGTCCGCCATCAGCTTCTCCACGGCTGCCTTCACCTCGGCCGGGTTGTAGCTCTGGTCGTGATAGGTTTCGTAAAGCCGGCCCCATTCCAGCCCTTTCATCTCCGGGTAGACGTCCTCAAACACCGTCGAAACCCAATCGATCACCGCGTTAAAGTAGTTCTTCAGCTCGTTGATGTTTGTCTTGTACCGATGAGCGCTCATGTACGCGCCGACATCGCCCTTGCTGACCCAGTCCAGCGCCGTCGCAAGAAAATCCTGCCGGTTGGCGCTGCCCCGGATGTACGCGCTCCACTTCTGGATGTTCGCGTTCTGGCTGTTGCTGAACTCTTCCTTGGCCTTGGTGACGAACGGGCCGGAGTAGATCGCGTTCAATAGCTCCTGCTCATTCAGCGGCACGCCGGCGATGTTGATCGTCTCGAACCACTGCTTGATCTCCGTCTCCGTCCCCTCGCACTCGTAAATCAAGAGCGGCGATTCGTTGATCTTCTTCTGCTGGTCCTTCGGCAGGCTGCTGAACATCTTCGGGTTGCCGTTCTCGATGATCGCGAACTTGTCGGTGACGAACCGCCCGATGCTGGTGATGCGCTGCTGCCCGTCGAGCACTTCGAACTTCCCCCCGCTTCCGGGGTCCGCCGCCACCTTGTTGAAGTAGATCAGCCCGAGCGGATACCCCTTGAGCAGCGACTGAACGACCGCCTGCTCGCGCTTCCCGCCGCCCTCGGCGTAGATGTAGTTCCGCTGATACTCCGGCTGAATCGTGAGCTTCCCGCCCAGCCCGAACAGGCCCTTGCCCTCAAGCTGGTTGTAAACAAACCCGTCGCAGATGTCGGCGACGGTGAGGTCGGTGCGGAGCGTGGTTTTCATCTACTTCTTCCCCTTCTTCGCGGGCTTGCGGTGGCGGATGAGGAGACGCGCGTAGGTTGATACAAGCTCATTTTCGACTCGGATTGCCCCGCGCCGGTTCAAGTCGCCAAACTTCGGCGAGTCTTCCTGCGAATACTCCTTAGTCTTCAGACCTGAATTGTTGTCGCGGTCCGTGATCCCAAGAATCTCGAACTGTTCCGGGTTGTACCGGTCGAGGAAACTTATCGGGACACCCATAGCGCCTGCATGGTCGCTGGGTATCGCGTCGGTATATGGCACCTCGATCGCGTCGTAGTTGTCGTAACGGTCGTAACGCTTCTTGCCCTTGATTTCCTTGTGCTTGCTGAACTTGAGATTGTCCGCCGTGCTCATGCACTGCAACTCTTCGTGGCGTCGCCCGTGGTCGAGGTTCGTGAACCAGCCTACGTTTCGGAACTTCACGAGTCCGGTACTCTTGTCATAGACACCGTCTGCGAAGTCGCGCGCAGCGCCCGCAGGAATGCTAAAATACGCATTCCCGTTGGCGAATCCCGCGCCGACCCACATCTTGTTCCCTTTGATGAGCGGGAAAATCTCCTTGTAGGTGACCGCGTTCTTGCTCCCGATGATCAGAAACTTCTTCCCATGCTCCACGAGCTGCGCGACGTACTCCCGGAACAGCGAGAACGGCGGGTTGGTGACGACGATGTCGGCTTGTTTGAGGAACTCGACGCACTCGGGGCTGCGGAAGTCGCCGCCGGGGTATTGGTCGTTGCCCTTGAGGGCGATGCGGTTGGCCTGGTTCTTCCTGAGGAAGAGTTTGACATCTTCGATGTCGGCCGCGCCGTCGTTGTTCTCGTCCTTGACGTGGTCGACGATGACGGCGATGGCCTTGGGCTTCTTGCGATGGCCGTTGCCCGCGTTGTATTCGTCGAAGAGCGTCATCTGCCCCCCCGTCCCGGCGATGGGCGAGCCGTCGTAGCTGGTGCAGATGAGCCGCTTGAGGCCGAGCTTGTTGAAGTTGGCGGCGAAGTACTTGAAGAAGTTGCTCTCGAAGGGGTCGTCGCAGTTGCAGTAAACGATCTTGTTGCGGAAGGTGTCGGGGTCGTATTCGAGGTAGGCCTCGACTTCCTTCTGGATGTCGATGTACTGCGTGTAGAACTCGTCCTGCTTGGCGGCCTTGGCGGCGCTGAGGGAGCGGTTGAGGGGCTTGCTTCCGCCGTCCTTGCGACGGAGTGTCGTTCGAGCGGGCTTGTCGGGTTCAATCCGGCGTTTCCGTGCCATGATCGCAGCATACCGGGTTGTGTTTGTTCGGGCAAGGGTCGGGTACTGGCGAGTTGATCGCGGGTGGTCCGCTGCTTGCCCGTTCGTTCATCGCCCGTGCTTCGCAACCTTGAACCCCAGCCGCATCTTGACGGCTGGTTCGATGCGTGGATCGGCGGCGATGGTGTTGATGAGTTGGCGCAGGGCCTGCATGGCGGCCTTGCGGGCGGCGTTCTTGGCGGCGATGGCGGGCGTGGTGCGGGTGGCGGCGCTTCGGGCACGGTGCAGGGCGGCTTCGTAGGTTTCAAGGCGATGCAGCAGGTCGGCGGCCCGGTCGGGCGCGATGTGGTACATGGCTGGCTCGCTCGCCAGTTCGCGGGCGAAGATGCCCAGCACGCCGTGAAACTTGAGTTCCGCGCGGGGGACGGGAAGCGACACCGGTGTCCGTGGTCGGCCAGCGGTGATGGCGTCGGCGTACGACGGCGTGGAAGGGATGAGGGGTGAGCCACCAGCCGCCGGGGAAGAACCCTCACCCCCGGAACAAATGCCCCCCGGCCCCTCTCCCAGGGGGAGGGGGAGAGGGTGTGGATTGGGCGTGGTGGCCGCGCTGCTCGTCGGCGCGGCGGCGCTGCGGCTGGCGTTTTGGTCGTCCGCCCGGTTCCCCATGATGCGGGCATGGTACCGGCGGCCGGTGCGCGGTGCAAGGAGGAGGGCGGGGGATGTGAAGTGTGAAGTGTGAAGTGATGAAGTGCGGGCCGTTGGCTGTTGGCTCTGCCCTCTGCCGCTCTGTCCTCCGCCGCTCTTCTCTCCGTGTTCCTCTGTGGCCCTCTGTGGTGAATGTCTTTCTGCTGGTGGCTGGTGGCTGATGGCTCTTGGCTGTTGGCTGTTGGCTTTCCCTCGCTTGCGGTATCATGCCGCGCGGCGGTCGCTGGCTGGGTCCGCCGCGAGGAGATGTCGGTCATGCCCCACCACGATTCCGACCACGACCACCACTTCGGCGCTGCGGCGGGCGGCGCTTCCCCCCCGCTTTCCCCCCCGCTCTCCCCCCCGCTCTCCCCCCCGCTCTCCCCCCCGCTTTCCCCTCCGCTTTCCGGCTCGCTGCGCGTGCGGCTGTCGATCATGATGTTTCTGCAGTACGCGATCTGGGGGGCGTGGCTGCCGCTGTTGTGGCCGTTTCTCCATGGGCACCGCGGGTTCAGCGCCAGTGAGATCGGCGACATGTTCGCGGTGGGGGCGGTGGGGGCGATCATCGCGCCGTTCGTGGCCGGTCAGATCGCGGAT includes the following:
- a CDS encoding DUF262 domain-containing protein, coding for MKTTLRTDLTVADICDGFVYNQLEGKGLFGLGGKLTIQPEYQRNYIYAEGGGKREQAVVQSLLKGYPLGLIYFNKVAADPGSGGKFEVLDGQQRITSIGRFVTDKFAIIENGNPKMFSSLPKDQQKKINESPLLIYECEGTETEIKQWFETINIAGVPLNEQELLNAIYSGPFVTKAKEEFSNSQNANIQKWSAYIRGSANRQDFLATALDWVSKGDVGAYMSAHRYKTNINELKNYFNAVIDWVSTVFEDVYPEMKGLEWGRLYETYHDQSYNPAEVKAAVEKLMADEYVTNRKGIFEYVLGREKEKKLLAVRVFDERTKKVAYTKQTQAARGKNQSNCPLCAVGDNANKARIYKLDEMDADHVAAWSKGGDSSAENCEMLCKTHNQAKGNR
- a CDS encoding DNA methyltransferase produces the protein MARKRRIEPDKPARTTLRRKDGGSKPLNRSLSAAKAAKQDEFYTQYIDIQKEVEAYLEYDPDTFRNKIVYCNCDDPFESNFFKYFAANFNKLGLKRLICTSYDGSPIAGTGGQMTLFDEYNAGNGHRKKPKAIAVIVDHVKDENNDGAADIEDVKLFLRKNQANRIALKGNDQYPGGDFRSPECVEFLKQADIVVTNPPFSLFREYVAQLVEHGKKFLIIGSKNAVTYKEIFPLIKGNKMWVGAGFANGNAYFSIPAGAARDFADGVYDKSTGLVKFRNVGWFTNLDHGRRHEELQCMSTADNLKFSKHKEIKGKKRYDRYDNYDAIEVPYTDAIPSDHAGAMGVPISFLDRYNPEQFEILGITDRDNNSGLKTKEYSQEDSPKFGDLNRRGAIRVENELVSTYARLLIRHRKPAKKGKK